From Drosophila nasuta strain 15112-1781.00 chromosome X, ASM2355853v1, whole genome shotgun sequence, one genomic window encodes:
- the LOC132795381 gene encoding 1-acyl-sn-glycerol-3-phosphate acyltransferase alpha, producing the protein MSSYIELLGLFVLLMLPFLYETNHIFRYYFKFLIYYGIVSFNSIILIPAFLTRPCDVRNLLWASTWCHRVTALIGLRWELRGKEHLEKDQACIIVANHQSSLDVLGMFNIWHVMNKCTVVAKRELFYAWPFGLAAWLAGLIFIDRVRGEKARDTLNAVNRRIKKQRIKLWVFPEGTRRNTGELHPFKKGAFHMAIDQQIPILPVVFSSYCSFLNDKKKILNAGRIVITTLPPVSTEGLTKDDIDTLMDRVRAQMSETFKLTSAEMLQRYKPHKTPPISSPPMVVNGAEAAVAAAVANSSGYAQLHAAASYESYKSASASKATMLKTL; encoded by the exons ATGAGCTCGTACATCGAACTGTTGGGATTGTTTGTGCTGCTCATGCTGCCCTTCTTGTACGAGACGAATCACATATTCCGCTACTACTTCAAATTCCTCATCTATTATGGGATCGTATCGTTTAATTCGATCATATTAATACCGGCTTTTCTCACACGCCCCTGTGATGTGCGCAATTTACT ATGGGCGAGCACTTGGTGTCATCGGGTGACAGCGCTGATCGGACTGCGCTGGGAGCTGCGGGGCAAGGAGCACCTCGAGAAGGATCAGGCCTGCATAATCGTGGCCAATCACCAAAGTTCGCTGGATGTGCTGG GCATGTTCAACATCTGGCATGTGATGAACAAGTGCACAGTGGTGGCAAAGCGTGAACTCTTCTATGCCTGGCCCTTTGGTCTGGCCGCCTGGCTGGCGGGCTTGATATTCATCGATCGTGTGCGCGGCGAGAAGGCACGCGATACGTTGAATGCGGTGAATCGTCGGATCAAGAAGCAGCGCATCAAACTGTGGGTATTCCCGGAGGGGACACGACGCAACACCGGCGAACTACATCCGTTCAAGAAGGGGGCCTTTCACATGGCCATCGATCAGCAGATACCGATACTGCCGGTCGTCTTCAGCTCATACTGTTCATTCCTCAACGACAAGAAGAAGATCTTGAATGCGGGACGCATTGTGATCACAACGCTGCCGCCGGTTAGCACCGAGGGTCTGACCAAGGACGACATCGACACGCTAATGGATCGTGTCCGCGCTCAGATGAGCGAAACGTTTAAGCTCACCTCCGCAGAGATGCTGCAACGCTATAAGCCACACAAGACGCCACCGATATCGTCGCCGCCGATGGTTGTCAATGGAGCCGAagcggctgtggctgctgctgtggcgaaTAGTTCGGGATACGCGCAGCTGCATGCGGCTGCCTCGTATGAGAGCTACAAAAGCGCCAGTGCCAGCAAAGCGACAATGCTGAAGACGCTGTAG